The following proteins come from a genomic window of Miscanthus floridulus cultivar M001 chromosome 2, ASM1932011v1, whole genome shotgun sequence:
- the LOC136539738 gene encoding E3 ubiquitin-protein ligase EL5-like, with protein sequence MPVTGTSVAAAATMLAAAAAIFITFVISFYLFLCAKRYRGTAATIGGGDLHDRGRARFVFAGAGCHGGGGGMDEAAIAALPRKEVGAGDPPADCAVCIAEVGPGEAARVLPRCGHAFHVECVDMWLRSHSTCPLCRCAVAEEEDDAKPVPPRAAPEADPESPNFPTNVLFFGSQDAVSTRGAAAPAPAAPPPVSLPQAPQAVPGPIAGVAAVVEAARVAALRRLLGCSGATPTPPPAQQNQDRDLESGLGGGETSGSPPVKPQ encoded by the coding sequence ATGCCGGTGACGGGCACCTCcgtggcagcggcggcgacgatgctggcggcggcggcggccatcttCATCACCTTCGTCATCAGCTTCTACCTCTTCCTCTGCGCCAAGCGCTACCGCGGCACCGCCGCCACCATCGGCGGCGGCGATCTCCACGACAGGGGCCGGGCCCGCTTCGTGTTCGCGGGCGCGGggtgccacggcggcggcggcggcatggacGAGGCCGCCATCGCGGCGCTGCCGAGGAAGGAGGTGGGCGCCGGGGACCCGCCCGCGGACTGCGCAGTGTGCATCGCCGAGGTGGGCCCCGGGGAGGCGGCCCGCGTGCTCCCCCGGTGCGGCCACGCCTTCCACGTGGAGTGCGTCGACATGTGGCTGCGGTCCCACTCCACCTGCCCGCTGTGCCGCTGCGCGGTcgccgaggaggaggacgacgccaAGCCCGTGCCGCCGCGGGCGGCGCCCGAGGCGGACCCGGAGTCGCCCAACTTCCCCACCAACGTCCTCTTCTTCGGCTCCCAGGATGCCGTCAGCACCcggggcgccgccgcgccggcaCCAGCGGCACCGCCGCCCGTGTCGCTGCCGCAGGCGCCCCAGGCGGTCCCAGGGCCCATCGCCGGAGTCGCGGCGGTCGTGGAGGCGGCCAGAGTAGCCGCCCTACGGCGGCTGCTGGGCTGCAGCGGCGCcacgcccacgccgccgccggcgcagcAGAACCAAGACCGCGACTTGGAGTCcgggctcggcggcggcgagaCCAGCGGGTCGCCGCCAGTGAAGCCGCAGTAG